The Emcibacter nanhaiensis genome has a window encoding:
- a CDS encoding acyltransferase family protein, with protein sequence MDRNSTRRYDLDWIRVIAFGILIFYHIGMFFNSEGWHVKSVHMNDTLDHFMWLSSAFRMSLLFLISGVALRYAVDKNGSVARFAVRRFGRLFIPLLFGILVIVTPQSYFQLLATGEITPGYLEFYGRYLSADGNFSIIVPTWNHLWYVAYLLAYTMLLLPLLPAVRKLADVLDRPWFGALMGGGRLFILPATLFITYRFTTDIAFPQTYALWGDWGAHARYGSYFLIGFLLAKNSTFWDVLARTWRIAAVGTVLLAVSLFLLWANWDNWFGGITWIENIVRAMYPLYAWVTIMAILGAGQTYLNRPGKLLSYCTEAVFPWYILHQTLIVLAGVMVDPMGLGVWSEFLVILTVTAGGCLLLHEYVIRRTPLLRPLFGVPMKARERRASAQPQLAE encoded by the coding sequence ATGGACAGAAATTCAACCCGGCGTTATGATCTGGACTGGATCAGGGTAATCGCCTTTGGCATCCTTATTTTTTATCACATCGGCATGTTTTTCAACAGCGAGGGCTGGCATGTCAAAAGCGTGCATATGAATGACACGCTCGATCATTTCATGTGGCTCTCCAGCGCGTTCCGGATGTCGCTGCTGTTTCTGATTTCCGGCGTCGCCTTGCGCTATGCCGTTGACAAGAATGGTTCGGTCGCCCGCTTTGCCGTCCGCCGCTTTGGCCGCTTATTCATCCCGCTGCTGTTCGGGATACTGGTGATTGTCACGCCGCAATCCTATTTCCAGCTCCTGGCAACAGGGGAAATCACCCCCGGTTATCTGGAATTTTACGGACGCTACCTGTCTGCTGACGGCAACTTCTCCATCATTGTGCCGACCTGGAACCATCTCTGGTATGTGGCCTATCTCCTGGCCTATACCATGCTGCTGCTGCCGCTGCTGCCCGCAGTGCGCAAACTGGCGGACGTGCTGGACCGGCCCTGGTTCGGCGCTCTGATGGGTGGGGGCCGGCTGTTTATTCTGCCCGCGACACTGTTCATCACCTACCGCTTCACCACAGATATCGCCTTCCCCCAGACCTATGCCCTGTGGGGCGACTGGGGCGCACACGCCCGCTATGGCAGTTATTTCCTGATCGGATTCCTGCTGGCCAAAAACAGCACTTTCTGGGACGTGCTCGCCCGGACCTGGCGGATTGCGGCCGTGGGAACAGTACTCCTGGCGGTCAGCCTGTTCCTTCTGTGGGCCAACTGGGATAACTGGTTTGGCGGCATCACCTGGATCGAGAATATCGTCCGCGCCATGTACCCGCTTTATGCCTGGGTGACGATCATGGCGATCCTCGGCGCCGGACAGACTTACCTCAACCGGCCGGGGAAGCTACTCAGCTATTGCACCGAGGCGGTGTTCCCCTGGTATATCCTGCACCAGACTCTGATCGTGCTCGCGGGCGTAATGGTTGATCCGATGGGGCTTGGCGTCTGGAGCGAATTTCTCGTGATCCTGACTGTCACCGCGGGCGGCTGCCTGCTGCTCCATGAATATGTCATCCGGCGGACCCCCTTATTGCGCCCGCTGTTCGGGGTGCCGATGAAGGCCCGGGAACGGAGGGCATCCGCGCAGCCGCAACTGGCGGAATAG
- a CDS encoding SRPBCC domain-containing protein: MKHQISTSIDIKAPPAEVWKILTDFDSWGEWNPFIPRISGDQVKGGKVSASIRTPGGKSISFTATITDYEAEKVLEWYGSPPIPGLFSGRHWYRLEPIDGGTRFSQGEKFNGLLIRLLKKTLDTTVVDGFQQMNEALKTRAEGN; this comes from the coding sequence ATGAAACATCAGATCAGCACCAGCATTGACATCAAGGCCCCGCCGGCCGAGGTCTGGAAGATCCTGACCGATTTTGACAGCTGGGGCGAATGGAATCCCTTCATTCCCAGGATCAGCGGCGATCAGGTCAAGGGCGGCAAGGTATCGGCCTCTATCCGCACCCCGGGCGGCAAGTCCATTTCCTTTACCGCGACAATCACCGACTATGAGGCGGAGAAAGTGCTCGAATGGTACGGCAGCCCGCCGATTCCGGGGCTGTTTTCCGGCCGTCACTGGTATCGGCTCGAACCCATAGACGGCGGCACCCGTTTTTCCCAGGGAGAAAAATTCAACGGCCTGCTGATCCGGCTGTTGAAAAAGACCCTGGATACCACCGTGGTAGACGGCTTCCAGCAAATGAATGAAGCCCTGAAGACGCGCGCGGAAGGGAACTAA
- a CDS encoding zinc ribbon domain-containing protein YjdM, with protein sequence MSELPPCPKCNSPYAYEDGALLICPECGHEWNPAQAAEENVVRDSVGNILSDGDTVTVIKDLKVKGSSSTVKVGTKVKNIRLVEGDHDIDCKIDGIGSMGLKSEFVRKVQD encoded by the coding sequence ATGAGCGAACTGCCGCCCTGCCCGAAATGTAACAGCCCCTATGCCTATGAGGACGGGGCGCTGCTGATCTGCCCGGAATGCGGCCATGAATGGAACCCGGCCCAGGCGGCCGAGGAAAATGTGGTGCGCGACAGCGTCGGCAATATCCTGTCCGACGGCGATACCGTGACCGTGATCAAGGACCTGAAAGTGAAGGGCTCCTCTTCCACGGTCAAGGTCGGCACCAAGGTCAAGAACATCCGCCTGGTCGAGGGCGATCATGACATCGACTGCAAGATCGACGGCATCGGCTCCATGGGCCTCAAGTCCGAGTTCGTGCGCAAGGTCCAGGACTGA
- a CDS encoding outer membrane beta-barrel protein — protein MKNNHKNHRFTAVTILPLLLAASLATGARADDGRADSFAFVGGSLATFKDDSYGDNSHFGFGADALYLKKVWGGLSLGVNANVTFGLEKSNDLAFNNGTRNFSGEAKETLTVYTVSLVLGGISEFDSGGRLAYFAGPTIGGRSGDYDVSWEPDAAAEGLTSHSSSDSDTLYGLTAGAYYKFPGSGWTVGVNASGYFVADEYDDYVFSHRLGLSVGYSF, from the coding sequence TTGAAAAATAATCACAAAAACCATCGTTTCACAGCCGTCACTATCCTTCCGCTGCTGCTGGCGGCTTCCCTGGCCACCGGGGCCCGGGCGGACGACGGCCGGGCGGACTCCTTTGCCTTTGTCGGCGGCAGCCTCGCCACCTTCAAAGACGACAGTTACGGCGACAACAGCCATTTCGGCTTCGGCGCCGATGCCCTGTACCTGAAAAAAGTCTGGGGCGGCCTGTCGCTCGGCGTCAATGCCAATGTCACCTTCGGACTGGAAAAGTCCAATGACCTCGCCTTCAATAACGGCACCCGGAACTTCAGCGGCGAGGCGAAGGAAACGCTCACCGTCTATACAGTGTCGCTGGTGCTGGGCGGCATTTCGGAATTTGACAGCGGCGGCCGGCTCGCCTATTTCGCAGGCCCCACCATCGGCGGCCGCTCCGGCGATTATGACGTGTCCTGGGAGCCTGATGCCGCCGCCGAAGGACTGACCAGCCACAGCTCGTCCGACAGCGACACCCTGTACGGCCTGACCGCCGGCGCCTATTACAAATTCCCGGGCTCGGGCTGGACTGTCGGCGTCAACGCCAGCGGCTATTTCGTCGCTGACGAATATGATGACTATGTCTTTTCCCACAGGCTCGGCCTGTCGGTGGGCTACAGCTTCTAG
- a CDS encoding HNH endonuclease, whose product MTKIAFLGTLTTTGVVLMVKAILTLKPDSSYNDKREEWYHFPQTYLNQIRNSLGDWFIYYEPRRLSTHLNKAGGKQAYFAVGKIADIKSDLHNEGHYYAKIEKYLDFDHMVSFKEGDFYYEGGLVKEDGSTNKGAFGRAVRNIEDHEYEAILRAGFEFSLIGEEKYYRRNAEPVQEFGEGEQQEFERPIVEKLVARPFRDDAFRFSVRHAYNETCAMTGLKIINGGGRPEVQAAHIMPVADKGPDSIRNGLALSGTVHWMFDRGLLSLDDEYRILTADEYLPPQVKHLLNSSGRITLPERSEFFPHPRYLEFHRKTFFKG is encoded by the coding sequence GTGACAAAAATTGCTTTTTTGGGCACCCTTACAACCACAGGGGTTGTATTAATGGTCAAGGCAATTTTAACACTAAAACCAGATTCTTCCTACAATGACAAAAGGGAGGAATGGTATCATTTCCCACAGACTTATCTAAATCAAATCCGGAACTCATTGGGTGACTGGTTCATATATTATGAGCCAAGACGATTATCTACGCATTTGAATAAGGCTGGCGGAAAACAGGCTTACTTTGCGGTAGGTAAGATTGCAGATATTAAAAGTGATCTGCACAATGAGGGCCATTACTACGCAAAGATAGAAAAATACCTGGATTTCGATCATATGGTTTCGTTCAAGGAAGGTGATTTTTATTATGAGGGCGGACTGGTAAAAGAGGATGGGAGTACTAATAAAGGTGCTTTTGGCCGAGCCGTACGTAATATAGAGGATCATGAGTATGAAGCTATTTTGCGGGCCGGTTTTGAATTTTCCTTGATTGGTGAAGAAAAATACTACAGGCGTAATGCGGAACCAGTTCAAGAATTTGGAGAAGGTGAGCAACAGGAGTTTGAGCGCCCAATTGTTGAAAAATTGGTAGCTCGCCCGTTTAGAGATGACGCGTTTCGTTTTTCTGTAAGACATGCCTATAATGAAACCTGCGCAATGACAGGACTGAAAATTATTAATGGTGGGGGGCGTCCAGAAGTTCAAGCCGCGCATATTATGCCTGTGGCTGATAAGGGACCAGATTCCATCCGAAATGGCCTAGCTTTATCCGGTACCGTTCATTGGATGTTTGATAGGGGTCTTTTGTCGCTAGATGACGAATATAGAATACTGACAGCCGACGAGTATTTACCTCCGCAAGTGAAGCATTTGTTGAACTCCTCTGGAAGAATAACCTTGCCGGAGAGATCTGAGTTTTTCCCTCATCCAAGATATTTGGAGTTTCATAGAAAAACATTTTTCAAGGGATAG
- a CDS encoding 2OG-Fe(II) oxygenase, giving the protein MTSLPLSPRPGRGSSLEGGADQRLFEHIARELEDKGYCLYTGGLSDQLDYILAGQLPEFPARDFRPARIGREKTRQKNTSIRRDEISWITGERPAGRAWLDWADELRLYLNCRLFLGLTSFESHYARYGEGDFYRRHLDAFPGEANRVLSLVAYLNHDWAPGDGGEIILYPDAAAPVATAPAFGTLAIFLAEEMPHEVLPCRTERLSIAGWFRVRPLETPLL; this is encoded by the coding sequence GTGACCTCTTTGCCTCTTTCCCCGCGTCCCGGCCGCGGGAGTTCCCTCGAGGGCGGTGCTGATCAGCGCCTGTTCGAGCATATTGCCCGGGAGCTGGAGGACAAGGGCTATTGCCTCTATACCGGCGGCCTGTCCGACCAACTGGACTATATCCTGGCCGGGCAACTGCCCGAGTTTCCGGCCCGCGACTTTCGCCCGGCCCGCATCGGCCGCGAGAAGACCCGCCAGAAAAACACCAGCATCCGCCGCGACGAGATCAGCTGGATCACCGGTGAGCGCCCGGCCGGCCGGGCCTGGCTCGACTGGGCCGACGAGCTGCGGCTCTATCTCAACTGTCGCCTGTTCCTGGGCCTCACCAGCTTCGAAAGCCACTATGCCCGCTACGGCGAGGGCGATTTCTACCGCCGCCATCTTGACGCTTTCCCGGGCGAGGCCAACCGGGTCCTCTCCCTGGTCGCCTATCTCAACCATGACTGGGCGCCGGGCGATGGTGGCGAGATCATCCTCTATCCGGACGCCGCCGCGCCGGTGGCGACGGCCCCGGCCTTCGGCACCCTGGCCATTTTCCTCGCTGAGGAAATGCCCCATGAGGTGCTGCCCTGCCGCACGGAACGGCTGTCCATCGCCGGCTGGTTCCGGGTCCGGCCGCTGGAAACGCCGCTCCTGTAG
- a CDS encoding LytTR family DNA-binding domain-containing protein, with protein sequence MLRLMETLRTYWQAMVQMALRDRLLHFLAAFTFGITVVNIMTYISDARRQGGEPDLLRPVITEFSSALALVLLLPALFVFFDRLPLTRKDWVRLLLPYFAVSVAFSLLHVTMMVLMRKLAWVVLFDGTYDFFSNGPGDILYEYRKDLLSFLLYVSVHKLQRQVKMAGKAGREKAPVVLKSGATTIHLYPDDFLYAKAAGNYVDITSGSGTQLARITLSDLENLLQDSGADVVRIHRSAIVNRSSIVETAPIAGGDMNVKLKGGEMLRASRRYKERLL encoded by the coding sequence ATGCTGCGACTCATGGAAACTCTGCGGACATATTGGCAGGCGATGGTGCAGATGGCGCTGCGGGACCGTTTGCTGCATTTTCTCGCGGCGTTCACTTTCGGTATTACCGTTGTCAATATCATGACCTATATTTCGGATGCGCGAAGGCAAGGCGGCGAGCCGGACCTGCTGCGACCGGTCATTACCGAATTTTCCAGCGCCCTGGCGCTTGTACTTCTGCTGCCGGCGCTGTTTGTCTTTTTTGATCGCCTGCCCCTGACCCGAAAAGACTGGGTCCGGCTCCTGCTCCCCTATTTTGCGGTCAGCGTTGCCTTTTCTTTGCTGCATGTGACCATGATGGTCCTGATGCGGAAACTGGCCTGGGTCGTCTTGTTTGACGGCACTTATGATTTTTTTTCCAATGGTCCGGGAGATATCCTTTACGAGTATCGCAAGGATCTGCTGAGCTTCCTGCTCTATGTGTCGGTGCACAAATTGCAGCGGCAGGTAAAGATGGCGGGAAAAGCCGGCCGGGAGAAAGCGCCTGTGGTCCTGAAAAGCGGGGCGACCACGATTCACCTCTATCCTGACGATTTTCTCTATGCAAAAGCCGCCGGCAATTATGTGGACATTACCTCGGGGTCGGGCACACAGCTGGCCCGCATAACACTTTCTGACCTTGAAAACCTGCTGCAGGACAGCGGGGCCGACGTGGTGCGGATTCACCGCTCTGCTATCGTCAATCGCAGTTCCATCGTGGAAACCGCGCCGATTGCCGGCGGGGATATGAACGTGAAACTGAAGGGAGGCGAGATGTTGCGCGCCAGTCGCCGTTACAAGGAGCGTCTGCTGTAA
- a CDS encoding PAS domain S-box protein has product MTLDWNILDKESTVLLEIFENSVDAFIALDKDQKITLFNKGAEGIFGYRSEEIVGKKLDVLLPDGVARIHRRHVNAFKTESNPSRMMGDRKVFYGKSKGGGLIPLHIAIQHHNSDQIQFSAICRDISHRMDRERKLSEQKSKFEALFNSSNRLIFLIDEEGRVREANNTAFDILGPDQDCCLGMYIWECAFWKDDIDRARLRRELGTLEGGRFGKLQAKIVSPDGKKISLDISLKKFSIDGYDEKLIVLEAMDVTRLAETNDALRKSERSLARAQQISHLGSWEWDMETDDLYWSDEAFRIFGRTPNAFGASYPAFLESIHPEDRSKVEKAVANAVEYCKPYNIIHRIRTPDGEEKIVHELGEVLRDEMEKPLRMTGTVQDITENWHREKALSEAHSRAEAANRAKSQFLATMSHELRTPLNAIIGFSSSMKDGIFGELDAKYKEYVGYIKDSGEHLLSIINDILDLSRIEVGTIDLRSDWISPSQLLDKSLKYISERAHNKCIKLSVNREEDLPDVYLDERHTGQILINLLTNSVKFTDPGGTIELGARRKGKEIEMFVRDTGIGMSEEDVKKVFQPFVQADMSYARNHEGVGLGLAIVKQLAELQGGHVEIESAPGEGTCVSVSFPMAADREGLPQTAEMQDADR; this is encoded by the coding sequence ATGACACTCGACTGGAATATTCTCGACAAGGAAAGCACCGTTCTTCTGGAGATTTTTGAGAACTCCGTTGATGCTTTTATTGCCCTGGACAAGGACCAGAAGATCACTCTTTTTAACAAGGGGGCCGAGGGTATTTTCGGCTATCGCAGCGAGGAAATCGTCGGGAAAAAGCTCGATGTCCTGCTGCCTGACGGTGTGGCCCGGATTCACCGGCGTCATGTAAACGCCTTTAAAACAGAAAGCAACCCGTCCCGCATGATGGGAGATCGCAAGGTCTTTTATGGCAAGTCCAAGGGCGGTGGTTTGATTCCCCTGCATATTGCCATCCAGCATCACAACTCTGACCAGATACAATTTTCGGCGATCTGTCGGGATATTTCCCACAGGATGGACCGGGAAAGAAAGCTGTCCGAACAGAAATCAAAATTCGAGGCCCTGTTCAACAGCTCCAACCGGCTGATCTTCCTGATAGATGAAGAAGGCAGGGTTCGGGAAGCCAACAACACGGCCTTTGATATTTTGGGCCCCGATCAGGATTGTTGCCTGGGAATGTACATCTGGGAATGCGCGTTCTGGAAGGATGATATTGACCGGGCCCGGCTCCGGCGGGAACTTGGCACCCTGGAAGGGGGACGGTTTGGCAAATTGCAGGCAAAAATAGTCTCGCCGGACGGGAAAAAAATTTCTCTCGATATCAGCCTGAAGAAATTTTCCATCGACGGCTATGACGAAAAACTCATCGTTCTTGAGGCGATGGATGTGACCAGGCTTGCGGAAACCAACGACGCACTGAGAAAAAGCGAACGCAGTCTGGCGCGGGCGCAGCAAATTTCTCACCTGGGAAGCTGGGAATGGGATATGGAGACGGACGACCTGTATTGGTCGGACGAAGCTTTTCGCATCTTCGGCCGGACACCCAACGCTTTCGGCGCGTCCTATCCTGCGTTCCTGGAAAGCATTCACCCGGAGGACAGGTCAAAGGTGGAAAAAGCCGTGGCCAATGCCGTCGAGTATTGCAAGCCTTACAATATCATTCATCGCATCCGCACGCCTGACGGTGAAGAAAAAATCGTTCATGAACTGGGAGAGGTCTTGCGGGACGAGATGGAAAAACCGTTACGTATGACCGGTACGGTGCAGGATATTACGGAAAACTGGCACCGGGAAAAGGCCCTGTCCGAAGCCCATAGCAGGGCGGAAGCGGCCAACCGCGCCAAGTCCCAGTTCCTGGCCACCATGAGTCATGAACTGCGGACGCCGCTGAATGCTATTATCGGCTTCAGCAGCAGCATGAAGGACGGTATTTTCGGCGAGCTGGACGCGAAATATAAGGAATATGTCGGCTATATAAAGGACAGCGGGGAACATCTGCTCTCCATCATCAATGATATTCTCGATCTCTCCCGCATTGAAGTGGGCACCATTGACCTTCGATCCGACTGGATCAGTCCATCACAGCTTCTGGACAAGAGCCTGAAATATATTTCGGAAAGAGCCCATAACAAATGCATCAAGCTGAGCGTCAACAGGGAAGAGGACCTTCCGGACGTTTATCTGGATGAACGCCACACCGGCCAAATCCTGATTAATCTGCTGACCAATTCGGTGAAATTTACCGATCCCGGGGGAACGATTGAACTTGGGGCGCGGCGCAAAGGCAAAGAAATCGAAATGTTTGTCCGCGATACCGGTATTGGTATGAGCGAAGAGGATGTGAAGAAAGTTTTCCAGCCGTTTGTGCAGGCCGATATGAGTTATGCCCGCAACCATGAAGGGGTCGGTCTGGGACTTGCGATCGTCAAACAGCTGGCGGAACTGCAGGGCGGCCATGTGGAA
- a CDS encoding PEP-CTERM sorting domain-containing protein, whose amino-acid sequence MSKKIAILVGALLLSLGASTAQALIIDFEEYQVRDNFNNLGISDSYYGYEWGFGTSPGVANFANAPTGWALATLSDPAITGLPAPAGVSGTAYAWNASGPQSLWIDFKGLVDFTLGRFAKASPDYLWNATTLQLFGYDAGMNEIVSSSVFDLTDTLETHIFNFEDIQFLEIRANDTDWFYAVDYLVINQNEVSEPAALALLGLGLIGVGLARRRQCSVTESQN is encoded by the coding sequence ATGAGTAAAAAAATCGCCATCCTTGTCGGCGCCCTGCTGCTCAGCCTTGGCGCTTCCACAGCCCAGGCCCTGATCATCGATTTTGAAGAATATCAGGTCCGGGACAATTTCAACAACCTGGGGATCAGCGACAGCTATTACGGCTATGAATGGGGCTTCGGCACCTCCCCCGGTGTGGCCAATTTCGCCAACGCCCCGACCGGCTGGGCGCTGGCGACCCTGTCCGATCCCGCAATCACGGGATTACCGGCCCCGGCCGGCGTCAGCGGCACCGCCTACGCCTGGAATGCCAGCGGCCCGCAAAGCCTGTGGATCGACTTCAAGGGCCTGGTGGATTTCACCCTCGGCCGCTTTGCCAAGGCGAGCCCCGACTATCTCTGGAACGCCACCACCCTGCAGCTGTTCGGCTATGACGCCGGCATGAATGAAATCGTCTCCAGCAGTGTCTTTGACCTGACTGACACCCTGGAAACCCATATCTTCAATTTCGAGGACATCCAGTTTCTGGAAATCCGCGCCAACGACACCGACTGGTTCTATGCCGTTGACTATCTGGTGATCAATCAGAACGAGGTTTCCGAACCCGCCGCCCTGGCCCTGCTCGGCCTCGGCCTCATCGGCGTCGGCCTGGCCCGGCGCCGGCAGTGCAGCGTAACAGAATCACAGAATTGA
- a CDS encoding acyl-CoA thioesterase: MIETYRGIVYPTQLDHMGHMNVQWYTAKFDEATWHFVSALGLTQDYVQGSGMGMAALQNTTHYKAEVMVGRLLVIKSKLLEINNKTIKFLHVMYDAESGQEVATSELIGAHLDRTKRKAVPFPEEIAAKARAMLAAEQ; the protein is encoded by the coding sequence ATGATCGAAACCTATCGCGGCATTGTCTATCCCACCCAGCTGGACCATATGGGCCATATGAATGTGCAATGGTATACCGCCAAGTTTGACGAGGCGACCTGGCATTTCGTCTCCGCGCTCGGCCTCACCCAGGACTATGTGCAAGGCAGCGGCATGGGCATGGCCGCCCTGCAGAATACCACCCATTACAAGGCGGAAGTGATGGTCGGCCGCCTGCTGGTGATCAAATCAAAACTGCTGGAGATCAACAACAAGACCATCAAGTTCCTGCACGTCATGTATGACGCGGAAAGCGGCCAGGAAGTCGCCACCAGCGAGCTGATCGGCGCCCATCTCGACCGCACCAAACGCAAGGCCGTTCCCTTCCCGGAAGAGATCGCCGCCAAA
- a CDS encoding thermonuclease family protein, protein MPFSQSDFAGGETISGPAVVIDGDTLSIHSRRIRLQGIDAPELSQNCARNGNAYSCGHEAKRYLESLIAGRPVTCHSGEQDEYGRAVAKCFVGGGTDLNARMVERGQAIAYLYFSRDYAAEQSRAKEAGRGIWNGEFLEPYEYRQRRR, encoded by the coding sequence ATGCCTTTCAGTCAAAGCGATTTTGCCGGTGGGGAAACAATCTCCGGTCCGGCAGTTGTGATCGACGGCGACACTCTCAGCATTCACAGCCGCCGTATTCGGCTTCAGGGGATTGATGCTCCGGAGTTAAGTCAGAATTGTGCCCGGAACGGAAACGCTTATTCCTGCGGCCATGAAGCCAAGCGTTATCTTGAAAGCCTGATTGCCGGGCGGCCGGTTACCTGCCACAGTGGCGAGCAAGATGAATACGGCCGCGCCGTGGCCAAATGTTTCGTCGGCGGGGGCACCGACCTCAATGCCCGCATGGTGGAGCGTGGACAGGCTATCGCCTACCTTTATTTCTCCCGTGACTATGCTGCGGAACAATCCCGCGCCAAAGAGGCCGGGCGCGGCATCTGGAACGGGGAATTCCTCGAGCCCTATGAGTATCGCCAGCGGAGACGGTAA
- a CDS encoding M20/M25/M40 family metallo-hydrolase — protein sequence MRLARLLPAFIGLICFTSGTALAAASDSDHAQKTFEIYKHIVEIDSSKTSGGAPAVAHYLADQLLAAGFPKEDVQVVMTDGVPALIARLRGDSFSGKKPILILGHMDVVEANPADWERPPFTLTEDDTHYFGRGSEDDKFGIAQATATFIRLKKEGFVPNRDIYLAFSGDEETGMVSTKMLAAHPVLSTAEYALNTDAGGGMLEADGTPVAYGVQAAEKTYATWEVTATNPGGHSSRPRPDNAIYDLADAIRKIQAHRFPVRWSDMTLNYFRETGQKVGGELGAAMIAFADNPEDTAASDRLWTESSYVGTTRTTCVVTMLRGGHAENALPQSATATVNCRIFPGVKVAEVEQVLKKVVANDKLEFKILGDADASPISEPRADVMAAVAKAVHARYPGLKLIPYMESGGTDGKQFRKNGIPTWGVSSLFMDPNEMYAHGLNERVTKAAFTGALDHWSIILKTLAGGK from the coding sequence ATGCGCCTTGCCCGCCTGCTACCGGCCTTCATCGGCCTCATTTGTTTCACCTCCGGAACGGCCCTTGCCGCCGCGTCCGACTCCGACCATGCCCAAAAGACTTTCGAGATCTACAAGCATATTGTCGAGATCGACAGCTCGAAAACCAGCGGTGGCGCGCCGGCGGTGGCCCATTATCTGGCGGACCAGCTGCTGGCCGCCGGCTTCCCCAAAGAGGACGTGCAGGTGGTGATGACCGACGGCGTGCCGGCGCTGATCGCCCGCCTGCGCGGTGACAGCTTCAGCGGCAAAAAGCCGATCCTGATCCTCGGTCACATGGATGTGGTCGAGGCCAATCCCGCCGACTGGGAGCGCCCGCCCTTCACCCTGACCGAGGATGACACCCATTATTTTGGCCGCGGCTCCGAGGACGACAAGTTCGGCATCGCCCAGGCGACCGCCACCTTCATCCGCCTCAAAAAGGAAGGCTTTGTGCCGAACCGGGATATTTACCTGGCCTTTTCCGGTGACGAGGAAACCGGCATGGTCAGCACGAAAATGCTGGCCGCCCATCCGGTGCTCTCGACCGCGGAATATGCGCTCAATACCGATGCCGGCGGCGGCATGCTGGAGGCGGACGGCACGCCCGTCGCCTATGGGGTGCAGGCGGCGGAAAAGACCTATGCCACCTGGGAAGTGACCGCCACCAATCCCGGCGGCCACAGCTCGCGCCCGCGTCCGGATAACGCCATCTACGACCTGGCCGACGCCATCAGGAAAATCCAGGCCCATCGCTTTCCGGTGCGCTGGAGCGACATGACGCTCAATTATTTCCGCGAAACCGGCCAGAAGGTGGGCGGTGAACTGGGCGCGGCCATGATCGCCTTTGCCGATAATCCCGAGGATACGGCGGCCTCCGACCGGCTGTGGACGGAATCTTCCTATGTGGGCACCACCCGCACCACCTGCGTGGTGACCATGCTGCGCGGCGGCCATGCGGAAAACGCCCTGCCGCAGTCGGCGACCGCCACGGTCAACTGCCGCATTTTCCCCGGCGTCAAGGTGGCCGAGGTGGAGCAGGTGCTGAAAAAAGTGGTGGCCAATGACAAGCTGGAGTTCAAAATCCTCGGCGATGCGGACGCAAGCCCGATTTCCGAGCCCCGCGCCGACGTCATGGCGGCGGTGGCCAAAGCGGTGCATGCCCGCTACCCCGGCCTGAAGCTGATCCCCTATATGGAATCCGGCGGCACCGACGGCAAGCAGTTCCGCAAAAACGGCATCCCCACCTGGGGGGTCTCGAGCCTGTTTATGGACCCGAACGAGATGTATGCCCACGGCCTCAACGAGCGGGTGACCAAAGCGGCCTTCACCGGCGCGCTTGATCACTGGAGCATTATTCTCAAGACCCTCGCTGGCGGGAAGTAA